One stretch of Leptospira mtsangambouensis DNA includes these proteins:
- the nadA gene encoding quinolinate synthase NadA, producing MSLVTKDQLVQKLNPIYLPHEIEERILPLAEEINRLKKEKNAVILGHNYMTPDVFWGVSDIIGDSLYLSKMAKETTASMILFNGVHFMAETAKILSPEKKVLIADMKAGCSLAEAITRDDVKALKAKYPGVPVVTYVNCSAEVKAETDVCCTSANALQIVNAIEGDTVIFLPDEYLAGNVRNQTSKTIISHPGRCMVHEIYTPEDIRSAKRLFSGNLTVITHPECHEDVVKEADFSGSTSQMVDFIRQSKTNKIMLVTECSMGDNLRAEFPEKEFVSTCQTCPHMKKITLEKVRDALLKEQFEIFLDEEVIRLAQKSVNRMLELSYKK from the coding sequence ATGTCACTTGTCACAAAAGACCAACTGGTCCAAAAACTAAATCCGATTTATCTTCCGCATGAAATTGAAGAACGAATTCTTCCCTTAGCGGAAGAAATCAACCGTCTCAAAAAAGAAAAAAATGCAGTGATCCTCGGTCATAATTATATGACTCCTGATGTTTTTTGGGGAGTGTCCGATATCATTGGAGATTCTTTATACCTTTCTAAAATGGCAAAGGAAACCACTGCCTCTATGATTCTTTTTAATGGGGTTCATTTTATGGCAGAAACTGCCAAAATTTTATCTCCAGAAAAAAAAGTTCTCATCGCTGATATGAAAGCAGGATGTTCTCTAGCGGAAGCCATTACAAGAGATGATGTTAAGGCACTCAAAGCAAAATATCCAGGTGTTCCTGTAGTTACGTATGTCAACTGTTCGGCGGAGGTAAAAGCAGAAACAGATGTTTGTTGTACTTCGGCAAATGCTTTACAAATCGTAAATGCAATTGAAGGGGATACTGTCATTTTTCTTCCAGATGAATATTTAGCTGGGAATGTCAGAAACCAAACTTCCAAAACCATTATTTCTCATCCAGGTCGTTGTATGGTGCACGAAATATACACTCCAGAAGATATCCGTTCCGCAAAACGATTGTTTTCTGGTAACTTGACTGTCATCACTCATCCAGAGTGTCATGAAGATGTTGTGAAAGAAGCGGATTTTTCAGGATCTACATCACAGATGGTTGATTTCATTCGCCAAAGCAAAACAAACAAAATTATGTTAGTAACAGAATGTTCTATGGGTGATAATCTGCGTGCTGAATTTCCTGAAAAGGAATTTGTATCCACTTGCCAGACTTGTCCTCATATGAAAAAAATTACTCTGGAAAAAGTAAGAGATGCTCTTTTGAAAGAACAGTTTGAAATCTTTTTAGATGAAGAAGTCATTCGCCTTGCCCAAAAGTCAGTCAATCGTATGTTAGAATTGAGTTATAAAAAGTAG
- the ispF gene encoding 2-C-methyl-D-erythritol 2,4-cyclodiphosphate synthase, with amino-acid sequence MFRVGNGIDFHKLIHEPFRPLVLAGVEVKSEFAFLGHSDADVILHAVADAILGALALGDIGVHFPDTDPQYKNMKSSRIIEKCLDLMIEKKFKLVNIDCTYVGDHPKINPIRAELNASLASITKLPLDCVSIKATTSEGMGSLGRSEGVMVMATVLLESTKAKS; translated from the coding sequence ATGTTTAGAGTTGGAAACGGAATCGATTTTCATAAATTAATCCATGAACCCTTTCGTCCACTGGTGCTTGCCGGTGTTGAGGTAAAATCAGAATTTGCATTTCTTGGTCATAGTGATGCCGACGTGATTTTGCATGCAGTGGCAGATGCCATTTTGGGAGCTTTGGCTTTAGGAGATATTGGAGTTCATTTTCCGGATACAGACCCTCAGTATAAAAATATGAAATCTTCTCGGATCATTGAAAAGTGTTTGGATTTGATGATTGAGAAAAAGTTTAAACTAGTGAATATTGATTGTACATATGTTGGTGACCATCCAAAGATCAATCCGATTCGTGCAGAACTTAATGCTTCTTTGGCAAGCATCACCAAATTGCCGTTAGACTGCGTTTCGATTAAAGCCACTACCTCTGAAGGAATGGGATCACTCGGTCGTAGCGAAGGTGTGATGGTAATGGCTACTGTTTTACTCGAAAGTACAAAGGCAAAATCTTAG
- a CDS encoding SpoIIE family protein phosphatase — protein MYQRENHLSRHANPFPEILDDIVYNRILKDPNYWISQDLEDKIIQIVSQSLDISGILYHLGTESLITNAYDLLPLDDSRIDLEEMICRLPILIGRLTRVVYLNVKTISDQKVLFVFKYLPEYQEKWYDAVFFQGMLNGLAVLFELKTFAIRMTKTKLFGIHVSHKELGEDIQFGADSNEYELEWSEDNLFLSRSRLTKDDVSNRHRVMVTSRIDSQLEEISIVDVKDVVRRSRELAIENRDLEAAVEVLKSFKQELEKKQLSMAKDLRLAKNIQKGLIPEIIPDWNGIQFWTGFTPMQEVSGDYYDYFPYHTNKLGVAVCDVSGHGVPAAFITALSKLLFSNFKKTKPSETFKLINRELLDLVKQQGYTTCVYVLIHDDYKVIYSVAGHPRPILYRANTKRAEICEGDGTFLGMFPDAGDTFQDFQIQLEPGDKLFLYTDGLTEAENDKGVQYGETKLIQIIESCAEKSIQETVEFILSNHKEFTMGTDPMDDITLLGLQLSPRLAEFNIIKAKADEVYRKKEYKDALFFYEQAHQILPRELDTQLFYGKALAYNGNYEEAISLLESYNKFKTNHYKSHSVLGYCYYQMEMFDKAEIEWKKAHSINDSNLSNLYNLAQLYRKINQKKKMKDVIEKMKRIEESYLHILPLEKKWESLPDE, from the coding sequence GTGTACCAACGTGAAAATCACCTATCCCGCCACGCCAATCCGTTTCCTGAAATTTTAGATGATATTGTCTATAATCGAATTTTAAAAGATCCTAACTATTGGATTTCACAAGACCTGGAAGATAAAATCATCCAAATTGTTTCTCAATCTCTAGATATTTCAGGAATTTTATACCATCTAGGAACTGAAAGTCTCATTACAAATGCATATGATTTATTGCCCCTAGACGATTCTCGGATTGATTTAGAAGAGATGATTTGTCGCCTCCCCATTTTGATTGGTCGACTAACACGAGTCGTATATTTGAATGTAAAAACAATTTCCGATCAAAAGGTTTTGTTTGTATTTAAATATTTGCCTGAGTACCAAGAGAAGTGGTATGATGCCGTCTTTTTTCAAGGAATGCTCAATGGCCTTGCCGTACTTTTTGAACTAAAAACCTTTGCGATTCGAATGACAAAAACCAAACTTTTTGGAATCCATGTTTCTCATAAGGAGTTGGGTGAGGACATTCAGTTTGGCGCAGATTCCAATGAATATGAATTGGAGTGGTCGGAAGATAATTTATTTTTGTCGCGATCTCGTTTAACAAAAGATGATGTCAGTAACAGGCATCGAGTGATGGTCACTTCTCGAATCGATTCACAGTTAGAAGAAATATCAATTGTGGATGTCAAAGATGTGGTTCGAAGGTCAAGAGAACTAGCCATTGAAAACAGGGATTTGGAAGCGGCTGTTGAAGTATTAAAATCTTTCAAACAAGAGTTGGAAAAAAAACAACTCTCCATGGCAAAAGACTTACGGCTTGCAAAAAACATCCAGAAAGGTTTAATTCCAGAAATCATCCCCGATTGGAACGGTATCCAATTTTGGACAGGATTTACTCCGATGCAGGAAGTCAGTGGGGATTATTACGATTATTTTCCATATCATACGAATAAGTTAGGAGTGGCTGTTTGTGATGTATCCGGCCATGGTGTTCCGGCTGCTTTTATTACCGCCTTATCGAAGTTATTATTTTCTAATTTTAAAAAAACAAAACCTTCTGAAACTTTCAAACTGATTAACAGAGAATTATTGGATTTAGTAAAACAACAAGGATACACAACCTGTGTTTATGTTTTGATTCATGACGATTATAAAGTCATTTATTCTGTGGCTGGACATCCAAGACCTATACTTTATCGTGCTAATACCAAACGGGCTGAAATTTGTGAAGGGGATGGAACTTTCCTTGGAATGTTTCCTGACGCAGGCGATACTTTCCAGGACTTTCAAATTCAATTGGAGCCGGGTGATAAATTATTTTTGTACACCGATGGACTCACGGAAGCAGAAAACGACAAAGGGGTTCAATATGGGGAAACAAAATTAATCCAAATCATTGAATCATGTGCTGAAAAATCAATCCAGGAAACAGTGGAATTCATTTTATCAAACCACAAAGAGTTTACGATGGGGACAGACCCAATGGATGACATCACTCTTTTGGGTCTTCAATTATCTCCAAGACTTGCTGAGTTTAATATCATTAAAGCAAAGGCAGATGAGGTTTATCGAAAAAAAGAATATAAAGATGCTTTGTTTTTTTACGAACAAGCCCATCAAATATTACCACGTGAACTTGATACTCAACTTTTTTACGGGAAGGCACTTGCTTATAATGGAAATTATGAAGAAGCAATTTCATTATTAGAGTCTTATAATAAATTTAAAACAAATCATTACAAGTCCCATTCCGTTTTAGGTTATTGTTATTACCAAATGGAAATGTTTGATAAAGCGGAAATCGAATGGAAAAAAGCTCATTCCATTAACGATTCGAACCTATCCAATTTATATAACTTAGCACAATTGTATCGTAAAATAAACCAAAAGAAAAAAATGAAAGATGTGATTGAGAAGATGAAACGAATTGAGGAATCCTACCTTCATATCCTTCCACTTGAAAAAAAGTGGGAGTCTTTACCTGATGAATAA
- a CDS encoding carotenoid 1,2-hydratase: protein MNKIKILILSFCFFHFSFPKDHSFHSDFGLEWCYFVGHLESASGNRYGYELSFFRLKISNDQDWNPEVFPVHFAISDFTGKKHKTSQTMKRTIGDLSGYSDKTIYSGDYHLEIISKDKFHIKASSKSKNLSLDLDLEGNGKILVHGKDGLSIKSNRNPSIFSYYYSYPRLYTKGTLKFDEKIETIISGDSWMDHEWSERNAKSIPSLATGETGWDWICLSDISGGDYVFFRFRESPTMSPEVFGTYRDPKGKVTSWMKPGQIQMESTGSIWKSPNTKIEYPLHWKIRYPDGEWLVSPIFNEQEFDGTKTTATIYWEGGVEAKDPIQKKSAKGYLELKGYKKPKEWWEF from the coding sequence ATGAATAAAATAAAAATCTTAATTCTATCGTTTTGTTTTTTTCATTTTAGTTTTCCAAAGGATCATTCTTTTCATTCTGATTTTGGATTGGAATGGTGTTATTTTGTTGGGCATCTGGAATCCGCATCCGGAAATCGATATGGATATGAATTGTCTTTTTTTCGTTTAAAAATTTCAAACGATCAAGATTGGAACCCAGAAGTTTTTCCAGTCCATTTTGCAATTTCTGATTTTACGGGTAAAAAACACAAAACATCTCAGACCATGAAACGAACAATAGGTGATCTTTCCGGATATTCTGATAAAACCATTTATAGTGGCGATTATCATCTGGAAATTATTTCTAAAGATAAATTTCATATCAAAGCAAGTTCCAAATCCAAAAATTTGAGTTTGGATTTGGACTTAGAAGGAAATGGAAAGATTCTAGTACATGGAAAAGATGGCCTATCGATTAAATCCAATCGAAACCCTAGTATATTTTCGTATTACTATAGTTATCCGAGGCTTTACACAAAAGGAACTCTAAAATTTGATGAAAAAATAGAAACCATCATTTCGGGAGATTCTTGGATGGATCATGAATGGAGTGAACGGAACGCAAAATCAATTCCAAGTTTGGCCACGGGAGAAACAGGTTGGGATTGGATTTGTTTGTCAGATATTTCAGGTGGTGATTATGTGTTCTTTCGGTTTCGCGAATCTCCCACAATGTCTCCAGAAGTTTTTGGAACCTATCGTGATCCTAAAGGAAAAGTGACCTCTTGGATGAAACCAGGCCAAATCCAGATGGAGAGCACCGGGTCTATTTGGAAAAGTCCAAATACAAAAATTGAATACCCACTCCACTGGAAAATCCGATACCCGGATGGGGAATGGTTGGTTTCTCCCATTTTCAATGAACAAGAGTTTGATGGAACAAAGACAACGGCAACAATTTATTGGGAAGGTGGCGTAGAAGCCAAAGACCCAATTCAAAAAAAGTCTGCTAAAGGATATTTAGAATTGAAAGGTTATAAAAAACCGAAAGAGTGGTGGGAGTTCTAG
- a CDS encoding ABC transporter permease subunit produces MWKYFLKRFLLIFPTLLGITFLVFLISHFAPGGPLNSEIAKIKGAGNLAGASTKQISQEEIELIKQRLHLDKPAPVAYLLWLKQIVQFDLGESRLHSRKVSDLIVEKLPVSLFFGLSGFFLTYLICIPLGIQKALKEGSRFDFISSFIIFFTYSLPVFAFAMLLLYLFASGEVFSFFPLGHEVSDFYEDLSFWGKVNDRLAHMFLPVICYVVGSFAVLTLLMKNSLLDQIAKESVRTAVSKGLSFSDSIFHHAFRNSLIPIATGFGSNLTLIFSGSLFIELVFNIDGMGLLSFEAVRERDTDLMMGLLLAQSFLGLIGKIVSDFCYILIDPRIDFE; encoded by the coding sequence ATGTGGAAATATTTTTTAAAACGTTTTTTACTCATTTTTCCAACCCTACTTGGAATCACTTTTCTTGTTTTTTTGATTTCTCATTTTGCCCCCGGTGGACCACTCAATAGCGAGATTGCAAAAATAAAAGGTGCGGGAAACTTAGCAGGTGCTTCCACCAAACAAATTTCGCAGGAAGAAATTGAATTAATCAAACAAAGACTCCACTTAGACAAACCGGCACCTGTTGCTTATTTACTTTGGTTGAAACAAATTGTACAGTTTGATTTGGGAGAATCTCGTTTGCATTCCAGAAAAGTTTCAGACCTCATTGTTGAAAAACTTCCTGTATCGCTTTTTTTTGGACTCTCTGGTTTTTTCTTAACTTATTTGATCTGTATTCCTTTGGGAATCCAGAAGGCATTAAAAGAAGGAAGCAGATTTGATTTTATTTCTAGTTTCATTATCTTTTTTACTTATTCACTTCCGGTATTTGCCTTTGCAATGTTACTTTTGTATTTGTTTGCTTCTGGCGAAGTATTTTCCTTTTTTCCTTTGGGACACGAAGTCTCAGACTTTTATGAAGATTTGAGTTTTTGGGGAAAGGTGAACGATCGCCTTGCTCATATGTTCCTACCTGTCATCTGTTATGTGGTAGGTAGTTTTGCTGTTCTTACTTTGTTAATGAAAAACAGTCTACTCGATCAAATTGCAAAGGAATCTGTTCGAACTGCTGTTTCAAAAGGACTTAGTTTTTCTGATTCGATTTTTCATCATGCTTTTCGAAACTCTCTCATTCCCATAGCGACTGGTTTTGGAAGTAATCTAACTCTGATTTTCTCCGGTTCTTTGTTTATTGAACTAGTATTTAATATTGATGGAATGGGGCTTTTAAGTTTTGAAGCAGTAAGAGAAAGAGATACTGATCTAATGATGGGACTACTCCTTGCGCAGAGTTTTTTAGGACTAATCGGAAAAATTGTCTCTGATTTTTGTTATATTCTCATTGACCCGAGGATTGATTTCGAATGA
- a CDS encoding ABC transporter permease — protein MNFISNPANIRKWEKFKKNKRAYYSLLILLYTYVLSLFSPLLINNKPLIVFYEGSVSFPIFSFYPETTFGGNNLTEPNYKKLSREERFTNSSNYMLFPPIPFGVNEDNLDSLEEGTNPPSKPNVRHWMGTDDRGRDVFTRIIYGYRLAMTFSLILIIVEIFLASFIGGIQGYFVGRLDLFLQRIIEILSAIPFLYLILIMGSFFGRGFLVLIVTYGSLSWIGLSYYMRGEFLKLRKQQFVDAAKTLGASSFSIIMRHLLPNSLTPLVTFLPFILISAISVLSALDFLGYGIPAPNPSWGELIGQGRERLTAWWLITFPSVALFLTILFSAFVGEGLRDAFDPKDKVVYE, from the coding sequence ATGAATTTTATTTCAAACCCGGCAAACATACGTAAGTGGGAAAAGTTTAAAAAAAACAAAAGAGCTTACTACTCTTTATTGATTTTGTTATATACTTATGTATTGTCTTTGTTTTCCCCTCTGTTAATTAATAACAAACCACTTATTGTTTTTTATGAAGGAAGTGTTTCCTTTCCTATTTTTAGTTTTTATCCAGAAACAACATTTGGGGGAAATAATTTAACAGAACCTAATTACAAAAAGTTGAGCAGAGAAGAAAGATTCACCAACTCATCAAATTATATGTTGTTTCCTCCAATTCCTTTTGGAGTCAATGAAGACAACCTAGACAGTTTGGAAGAAGGAACCAACCCTCCTTCTAAACCAAACGTTCGCCACTGGATGGGAACTGATGACAGGGGACGCGATGTATTTACTCGTATTATTTACGGTTATCGTTTGGCGATGACCTTCAGTTTAATCCTCATCATTGTTGAGATTTTTTTGGCATCTTTTATTGGAGGGATCCAAGGTTATTTTGTAGGGCGGCTCGATTTGTTTTTGCAACGAATCATAGAAATTCTTTCAGCCATTCCATTTTTATATTTAATTTTGATTATGGGTTCTTTTTTTGGAAGGGGATTTCTTGTTTTGATTGTTACCTATGGCTCTCTTAGTTGGATTGGGTTAAGTTATTATATGCGTGGGGAATTTTTGAAGCTCCGCAAACAACAGTTTGTTGATGCAGCAAAAACTTTAGGTGCATCTTCTTTTTCCATCATCATGCGTCATTTGTTGCCAAACTCATTAACTCCTCTGGTTACTTTTTTACCTTTTATTTTAATCTCCGCAATTTCCGTGTTATCTGCACTTGACTTTTTAGGATATGGAATTCCTGCTCCCAATCCTTCATGGGGAGAGTTGATTGGGCAGGGAAGAGAAAGGCTCACAGCATGGTGGCTCATCACTTTCCCATCAGTTGCCTTGTTCCTTACTATTTTGTTTTCTGCTTTTGTGGGTGAAGGATTGCGGGATGCATTCGATCCGAAAGACAAGGTGGTTTACGAATGA
- a CDS encoding ABC transporter ATP-binding protein, whose protein sequence is MTNIKKAIQVKDLSIQIKTDDGILSIVDHVNFDLVSGETLALVGESGCGKSITSLALTKLLPSNTTVYPTGSILFGENDLLKSDPNHLRSVRGREISYVFQEPFSALNPLHKIGNQLTEGFLLHGLGSKEEAEEKAIYLLERVGITDAKLRLNQYPNQFSGGMLQRVCIAMALMCDPKILIADEPTSAIDVTIQLQLIELLKELRKENGMSVLFISHDIGLVSHIADRIAVMYAGKIIEQGTVGEIIDTPKHPYTQALIAAYPTHENIGKKLVTIEGIVPSPKSYPKGCRFHTRCSEKIDLCDKSVPKLIPITEYQSVECFLYGGKESA, encoded by the coding sequence ATGACAAATATCAAAAAAGCCATCCAAGTCAAAGATCTTTCCATTCAAATCAAAACTGACGATGGAATTTTGTCCATTGTGGATCATGTTAATTTTGATTTGGTTTCTGGGGAAACTTTGGCTCTTGTTGGAGAGTCAGGTTGTGGAAAGTCAATCACCAGTTTAGCATTGACCAAACTTCTTCCTTCCAACACAACAGTGTATCCTACTGGATCGATTTTGTTTGGAGAAAATGATTTATTAAAATCGGATCCAAACCACCTAAGATCAGTTCGTGGAAGAGAAATATCTTACGTTTTTCAAGAACCTTTTTCTGCTTTGAACCCACTCCATAAAATCGGCAACCAATTGACAGAAGGATTTTTGTTACATGGGCTCGGATCTAAAGAAGAAGCAGAAGAAAAGGCTATCTATTTACTAGAACGTGTTGGGATAACTGACGCCAAACTACGATTAAATCAATATCCAAATCAGTTTTCAGGTGGTATGTTACAAAGAGTTTGTATTGCTATGGCTTTGATGTGCGATCCTAAGATTCTAATCGCAGACGAACCAACCAGTGCCATTGATGTCACGATTCAATTGCAATTGATCGAACTTTTGAAAGAACTTCGAAAAGAAAATGGAATGTCAGTGTTATTTATTTCTCATGATATCGGACTTGTGAGCCATATTGCAGATCGAATTGCAGTCATGTATGCGGGAAAGATCATTGAACAAGGAACAGTTGGCGAGATCATTGATACACCTAAACATCCTTATACTCAAGCTTTAATCGCTGCCTATCCGACACACGAAAACATTGGTAAAAAATTAGTGACAATCGAAGGAATTGTACCATCACCAAAATCTTATCCAAAAGGTTGTCGTTTTCACACTCGTTGTAGCGAAAAAATCGATCTTTGTGACAAGTCCGTTCCCAAATTGATTCCAATTACTGAATACCAATCTGTAGAATGTTTTTTATACGGAGGAAAAGAAAGTGCTTAA